A DNA window from Argopecten irradians isolate NY chromosome 10, Ai_NY, whole genome shotgun sequence contains the following coding sequences:
- the LOC138333838 gene encoding kxDL motif-containing protein 1-like, whose amino-acid sequence METESEGVSQISSEEDCPSSVAFTEALMGQIKGTDVAAMVELQRDMLSRYEKTNEMLINFNILSSTRFDATSQAFRAHTLLLYEMKKDLDAVFRRIRILKQRLGKLYPEAFSACSDVYNVLEDEEEEFREENRETTKEEKDENDSAEDNG is encoded by the exons ATGGAAACTGAAAGTGAAGGTGTATCGCAAATCTCTAGCGAAGAGGACTGTCCGTCCTCTGTTGCGTTTACCGAAGCATTAATGGGTCAAATCAAGGGTACTGACGTAGCAGCCATGGTCGAACTACAGAGAGACAT GCTTTCCCGATAtgagaaaacaaatgaaatgctAATCAACTTTAATATCTTGTCCTCTACACGGTTTGATGCTACTAGCCAGGCGTTCAGAGCACACACACTCTTATTGTATGAAATGAAGAAGGATCTTGATGCAGTCTTCAGAAGGATCAG aattttaaaACAAAGGCTGGGCAAATTATATCCAGAAGCCTTTTCAG CATGCAGcgatgtatacaatgtattagaAGACGAGGAAGAAGAGTTTAGGGAAGAGAACAGAGAAAcaacaaaagaagaaaaagatgaAAATGACTCTGCTGAAGACAATGGCTAA